In the Prochlorococcus sp. MIT 1307 genome, one interval contains:
- the sppA gene encoding signal peptide peptidase SppA, with the protein MIWPLRRKSRKRIARILIEGPINGSTRKLVLKALKQIEEREYPALLLRIDTPGGTVGDSQEIHGALLRLRAKGCHVVASFGNISASGGVYVGVAAEKIVANSGTITGSIGVILRGNNLSKLLERIGIRFETVKSGVFKDILSPDRALSNEERDLLQSLIDSSYDQFVEAVANGRQLTNKEVREFADGRVFTGSQALELGLIDELGDEDHARRLAAKLAGLDEEKTRTITLGSPKKRLMGLLPGSSFFSNMITLINFELSNSGQILWLFKP; encoded by the coding sequence ATGATCTGGCCCTTGCGTCGCAAATCCAGAAAGAGAATTGCACGCATCCTTATTGAAGGACCAATTAATGGTTCTACTCGCAAACTCGTCCTCAAAGCTCTAAAGCAAATTGAGGAAAGGGAATATCCCGCCCTATTACTTCGCATAGACACCCCAGGCGGCACTGTTGGGGATAGTCAGGAAATACATGGAGCCCTTCTCAGACTCAGAGCAAAGGGTTGTCATGTTGTTGCCAGCTTTGGGAACATCTCAGCCTCTGGAGGAGTGTATGTGGGAGTCGCTGCGGAAAAAATTGTTGCTAATTCAGGGACAATCACTGGTTCAATTGGTGTGATCCTGCGAGGAAACAATCTCTCCAAGTTGTTAGAACGAATAGGTATACGTTTTGAGACAGTGAAAAGTGGAGTTTTTAAAGATATTCTCTCACCAGATCGTGCCCTTTCAAATGAGGAGCGGGATCTTCTTCAATCACTCATTGATAGTAGTTATGACCAATTTGTTGAGGCTGTTGCAAATGGTCGACAACTAACCAATAAAGAGGTCCGCGAGTTTGCTGATGGAAGGGTATTCACAGGCTCACAAGCACTGGAGCTTGGATTAATCGATGAGTTGGGTGATGAAGATCATGCTCGACGGCTAGCAGCAAAACTTGCGGGTCTAGATGAGGAAAAAACCCGCACAATTACTCTTGGCAGTCCCAAAAAACGATTAATGGGCTTACTTCCTGGGAGCTCTTTCTTTTCCAACATGATTACCTTAATTAATTTTGAGCTATCCAATAGTGGCCAAATCTTGTGGCTTTTTAAGCCCTGA
- a CDS encoding DMT family transporter: MSLIRHWLLMVLPFALWGTAMAAMAPLVDSAGPLVVASLRLLPAGLVLLIAVPFLGRSWVIAPKDLLWFLMFTFIDASLFQLFLAKGLSETGAGLGSVIIDSQPLMVALLARSLFGDAINPIGWVGLMVGLLGILCLGAPPELLSQWFLMGQAASISSLWSHGEGWMFSAAIAMALGTVLIRFTCRNSDPVAVTGWHMIIGSAPLIACHFFDSKWSFLPDWSIFEWGLMAYASLFGSALAYGLFFWFANKEELTTFSTLAFLTPVFALASGGIWLGERLQLLQWVGVSLVLLSVVLVSQRRRFWHPSTSDANVLQGGARG; the protein is encoded by the coding sequence ATGTCTTTAATTCGGCACTGGTTGCTGATGGTTTTGCCATTTGCTTTATGGGGCACTGCAATGGCAGCGATGGCTCCATTAGTTGACTCTGCTGGTCCATTGGTAGTTGCTTCTTTGCGGCTTTTGCCTGCTGGGTTAGTACTTCTTATTGCCGTTCCTTTTTTGGGGCGTAGTTGGGTTATCGCTCCGAAAGATTTGTTGTGGTTTTTGATGTTTACTTTTATTGATGCGAGTCTTTTTCAGCTGTTTCTAGCAAAAGGTCTTTCGGAAACAGGTGCTGGCTTGGGTTCGGTAATAATTGATTCGCAACCATTGATGGTCGCTCTTCTTGCACGCAGTCTTTTTGGCGATGCAATAAATCCAATTGGCTGGGTTGGGTTGATGGTCGGATTACTGGGCATACTTTGCCTTGGGGCTCCACCTGAGCTTCTTAGTCAGTGGTTCTTAATGGGCCAGGCTGCATCCATATCAAGTCTTTGGAGTCATGGAGAAGGTTGGATGTTTTCAGCTGCAATTGCCATGGCTTTGGGCACAGTATTAATACGCTTCACCTGTCGGAATAGTGACCCTGTAGCCGTTACTGGCTGGCACATGATTATTGGTAGTGCTCCTCTGATTGCTTGCCATTTTTTTGATAGTAAATGGTCATTTTTACCTGACTGGTCAATTTTTGAATGGGGGTTAATGGCATATGCAAGTTTGTTTGGAAGTGCCTTGGCTTATGGGTTGTTTTTTTGGTTCGCCAATAAAGAAGAACTAACAACTTTTAGTACGCTTGCATTTTTGACTCCTGTTTTTGCCCTCGCCAGCGGAGGGATCTGGCTGGGCGAGAGGCTTCAACTCTTGCAATGGGTTGGAGTCTCTTTAGTACTGCTATCAGTGGTTTTGGTAAGTCAACGTCGTCGGTTTTGGCATCCAAGTACATCTGACGCAAATGTTTTGCAAGGAGGAGCGCGGGGTTGA
- a CDS encoding glycosyltransferase family 4 protein, which yields MKTTSLKLVLVSTPIGYLGSGKGGGVELTMRSLIKGLLSLGHKITLLAPQGSVLPSDCSAAEIRHVPGIDQPSWQHQEVSAPVVIPPDGVLLGLWEQALELGKESDAVLNFSYDWLPIWLTPRVEPDLFHLISMGAVSQVMKTLISELSKSDPSRLAFHTYRQASDYELFGEPVVLGNGFDLNHYDFQPLGGGPLGWAGRVAPEKGLEDAVAVAAALGDRLLVWGVMEDPEYAKKIESNFPPGTIDWRGFLSTAELQSQLRTCRALLNTPKWNEAYGNVVVEAMACGVPVVAYDRGGPGELINSGFTGWLVPPDDVVAMTEAASQVGMIDRKECRNWVENSASHDGFARRVESWIKKGISTTKFPKG from the coding sequence TTGAAAACTACATCTCTGAAGCTCGTTTTAGTTAGCACTCCTATTGGTTATTTAGGGAGTGGGAAAGGAGGTGGAGTTGAGCTAACTATGCGCTCATTGATAAAGGGACTTTTGTCTTTAGGACACAAGATTACTTTGCTAGCACCACAGGGATCGGTTCTCCCTTCTGATTGCTCTGCCGCGGAGATAAGACACGTTCCTGGCATAGATCAACCAAGTTGGCAGCATCAGGAAGTTAGTGCTCCAGTAGTTATTCCTCCTGATGGGGTTTTGCTTGGCCTGTGGGAACAAGCACTGGAACTTGGGAAAGAATCTGATGCAGTGCTTAATTTCAGTTACGACTGGCTGCCTATTTGGCTGACCCCTCGAGTGGAGCCAGATTTGTTTCATCTGATCAGCATGGGAGCCGTCTCTCAAGTTATGAAAACGCTTATTAGTGAATTGTCTAAATCTGATCCTTCTCGACTTGCTTTTCATACATACCGCCAAGCTTCTGACTATGAACTTTTTGGAGAGCCTGTCGTTTTAGGTAATGGTTTTGATCTGAATCATTATGATTTTCAGCCTCTAGGTGGGGGGCCACTTGGCTGGGCAGGAAGGGTTGCTCCTGAGAAAGGCTTAGAAGATGCAGTTGCTGTTGCAGCCGCATTGGGAGATCGATTATTGGTTTGGGGTGTAATGGAAGACCCGGAGTATGCAAAAAAAATCGAATCAAATTTCCCCCCTGGAACAATTGATTGGAGAGGCTTTCTTTCGACAGCTGAATTACAGAGTCAACTTCGCACCTGTAGAGCTTTATTGAATACACCAAAATGGAATGAAGCCTATGGAAATGTTGTTGTAGAAGCAATGGCTTGCGGAGTCCCTGTAGTTGCTTATGACCGTGGTGGTCCTGGTGAACTTATTAATTCTGGTTTTACTGGCTGGTTAGTTCCTCCTGACGATGTTGTTGCTATGACTGAAGCTGCATCACAGGTAGGAATGATTGACCGAAAAGAATGTCGGAACTGGGTCGAGAATTCAGCATCTCATGATGGATTTGCGCGACGAGTTGAGTCTTGGATAAAGAAAGGTATTTCTACAACAAAGTTTCCCAAGGGCTAA
- a CDS encoding glycosyltransferase family 39 protein: MDSSDEKVILLRRQRQRGLCLILFLGLVLCFWQLGSTGLVDETPPKFAAAGRAMSITGDWLTPRANGIPRFDKPPLLYWLMGMVYSSPGQELWDPLGSWAARFPSALSSVLVMLFLGDTVMRWPQKAETFPRRTGVIAALAFSLSPLVLIWSRIAVSDALLCCTFGVSMLLQWRRYVNPTRFSWVYAWIALALAVLTKGPVAIVLMGMTLVLFAWTQEDFALLWNRLRPIPGLLITACISLPWYLMELLKEGQPFWDSFFGYHNFQRFTSVVNSHQQPWWFFGLIFIIASLPFTPLLILGMGKAFKIIGQKVKSAEKQPENSLLVFAACWLLCILVFFTCAGTKLPSYWLPATPAAAILIAFSESYTRKHKRRQVFLFAWWVSIILVLLIAFFMWSSIFWDQFGLTQYINDPEIPGFAESLISSGILIRAATCFSLSACLGIVLIFRPRPGGLLALQAPLAVFHLVVLLPLFGLVDELRQLPLRQVSNLLLASQKPDESILMVGVSKPSIHFYTKQVILYEGNTARNLVNLTDRLGIEKRLGWSGKLIDRTKRNNTALVVIDNKTSQLPHWRGLDPVLLGQFGIYKVWRLNRRILERRAIELIVGGVKPNWRLPKPEWF; this comes from the coding sequence TTGGACTCCTCTGACGAGAAAGTGATTTTGCTGCGCCGTCAACGTCAAAGGGGACTTTGCCTGATTCTTTTTTTGGGATTGGTGCTTTGTTTTTGGCAACTTGGCTCGACAGGATTAGTTGACGAGACGCCTCCGAAATTTGCAGCGGCTGGCCGTGCAATGAGCATAACTGGAGATTGGCTTACCCCTAGAGCAAATGGGATTCCTCGATTTGATAAACCTCCTTTGCTTTATTGGCTAATGGGTATGGTTTATTCCAGTCCAGGTCAGGAGCTTTGGGACCCTCTTGGATCTTGGGCAGCGCGATTCCCTTCAGCACTTTCATCTGTTTTGGTCATGCTGTTTTTAGGGGACACAGTAATGCGGTGGCCCCAGAAAGCTGAGACTTTTCCACGCCGAACAGGAGTAATAGCTGCACTAGCTTTCTCTCTTTCTCCATTAGTTCTGATTTGGAGCCGTATTGCTGTTAGTGATGCATTGCTTTGTTGCACATTTGGGGTGAGCATGCTTCTTCAATGGAGACGTTATGTAAATCCAACAAGGTTTTCTTGGGTTTATGCATGGATTGCTTTGGCATTGGCGGTACTTACAAAGGGGCCAGTAGCAATTGTGTTAATGGGGATGACTCTTGTTTTGTTTGCTTGGACTCAAGAGGACTTTGCACTGCTATGGAATCGATTACGACCTATACCTGGATTATTAATTACTGCTTGCATAAGTTTGCCTTGGTATTTGATGGAATTATTGAAAGAAGGGCAACCTTTTTGGGATAGTTTCTTCGGTTATCACAATTTCCAGCGGTTTACTTCAGTCGTTAATTCACATCAGCAACCATGGTGGTTTTTTGGGTTGATTTTTATTATTGCTTCTCTTCCTTTTACACCTTTGCTAATCCTTGGGATGGGGAAAGCATTTAAAATAATTGGCCAGAAAGTTAAAAGTGCCGAAAAACAACCTGAGAACTCTCTTTTGGTTTTTGCGGCTTGTTGGTTACTTTGTATTTTGGTATTTTTCACATGTGCAGGAACAAAGCTCCCTAGTTATTGGCTTCCGGCAACACCCGCAGCAGCAATCTTAATTGCTTTCTCCGAAAGTTACACTAGGAAGCATAAAAGAAGACAAGTATTTTTATTTGCTTGGTGGGTTTCTATAATTTTGGTTTTGTTGATTGCATTTTTTATGTGGTCTTCAATTTTTTGGGATCAATTTGGACTTACTCAATATATAAATGACCCTGAGATTCCTGGCTTCGCAGAAAGTCTAATTTCCAGTGGGATTCTTATTAGAGCTGCAACTTGTTTTAGCCTTAGTGCTTGCCTTGGAATTGTTTTGATTTTCAGGCCAAGGCCTGGAGGATTGCTTGCCTTGCAGGCTCCATTGGCCGTGTTTCATTTAGTTGTGCTTTTGCCATTATTTGGATTAGTAGATGAACTAAGGCAATTGCCTTTGCGTCAAGTTTCTAATTTATTGCTGGCATCTCAGAAGCCAGATGAATCAATTTTAATGGTCGGAGTTTCTAAACCATCTATTCATTTCTATACTAAGCAAGTGATTTTATATGAAGGAAATACTGCCCGTAACTTAGTTAATCTTACCGATAGATTAGGTATCGAGAAACGATTAGGGTGGTCTGGTAAATTAATAGATAGAACCAAAAGAAACAATACTGCCTTAGTTGTTATTGATAATAAAACTAGCCAACTACCTCATTGGAGAGGATTGGATCCAGTTTTACTTGGCCAGTTTGGTATATATAAAGTATGGAGATTAAATAGGCGAATTCTTGAAAGGAGGGCTATTGAATTAATTGTTGGTGGAGTTAAACCAAACTGGCGATTACCTAAGCCAGAGTGGTTTTAA
- a CDS encoding DUF721 domain-containing protein: MALPSNQKRKKFGKGEILQEAPPAMASRLSSCLDDIKISWQKKRNNIAGLWQDWSKIAGEPLASNCKPLSLRRGMLVIGAKHPQWLQALQYNRTQLLARIRTQGYEVRDLRIQQYHPRAKKNQLESEDSIWGRHPSRIDVHGIAKCSQCSSPAPAGEMALWGMCGFCRRAIILSNE; the protein is encoded by the coding sequence ATGGCATTACCTAGCAATCAAAAGCGTAAAAAATTTGGCAAAGGAGAAATTCTCCAAGAAGCTCCTCCTGCAATGGCTTCAAGACTTTCCAGTTGCTTAGATGATATAAAAATTTCTTGGCAAAAAAAAAGAAATAATATTGCAGGACTATGGCAAGACTGGTCAAAAATTGCAGGAGAGCCTCTTGCATCCAATTGCAAGCCTCTAAGCCTCCGAAGGGGAATGTTGGTAATTGGGGCAAAACACCCCCAATGGCTGCAGGCTTTGCAATATAACCGCACACAACTTTTAGCGAGAATTCGAACTCAAGGCTATGAAGTGCGCGACTTACGTATTCAGCAATACCATCCCCGAGCAAAAAAAAACCAACTAGAAAGCGAAGACAGTATCTGGGGAAGACACCCAAGCAGAATTGATGTTCATGGCATCGCAAAATGCAGCCAATGCAGTAGCCCAGCTCCTGCTGGAGAAATGGCCCTCTGGGGCATGTGCGGCTTCTGCAGAAGAGCAATAATTTTGTCTAATGAATAA
- a CDS encoding PspA/IM30 family protein: MGFFDRLSRLLRANLNDLVSKAEDPVKILDQSVADMQADLVKLRQAVAMAIASQKRLKSQANQAKVQSSTWYERAELALKKGQEDLAREALTRRKTFQESFDGLTSQLQAQEGQVEMLTRSLVKLEGKIAEAKTKKDMLKARAQAAEAQQQLQSAVGGMGTNSAMAAFERMEDKVEALEASGQAAAELAGADLESKFAALEGSDDLDDELNALRQKLQDGAEAVALPEGDVDDLERQKPNDEIEVVKVREVDADLEALKRSIDKT; the protein is encoded by the coding sequence ATGGGATTCTTTGACAGGTTGAGCCGATTGCTGCGCGCCAATCTCAATGATCTTGTGAGCAAGGCAGAGGATCCTGTCAAGATCCTGGATCAATCTGTAGCTGATATGCAGGCGGACTTGGTTAAGTTGCGCCAGGCAGTTGCAATGGCAATTGCTAGTCAAAAGAGGCTTAAAAGTCAGGCAAATCAAGCAAAAGTGCAATCATCAACATGGTATGAGCGGGCCGAGCTAGCGCTTAAAAAGGGTCAGGAAGATTTGGCAAGGGAAGCACTTACAAGACGTAAAACTTTCCAGGAATCATTTGATGGTCTAACTAGTCAACTCCAGGCACAGGAAGGACAGGTCGAGATGTTGACGCGCAGTCTTGTAAAACTTGAAGGGAAGATTGCAGAGGCTAAGACCAAGAAGGACATGCTTAAAGCCAGGGCTCAGGCTGCTGAAGCACAGCAACAATTGCAGAGTGCCGTTGGGGGTATGGGTACAAATTCAGCAATGGCGGCCTTTGAGCGTATGGAAGATAAGGTCGAAGCTCTTGAGGCTTCGGGGCAGGCAGCTGCAGAGTTGGCGGGAGCAGATTTGGAGAGTAAGTTTGCAGCCCTTGAAGGCAGTGATGATTTAGATGATGAATTGAATGCCCTTCGGCAAAAACTTCAAGATGGTGCGGAGGCGGTAGCACTTCCTGAGGGTGATGTTGATGATTTAGAGAGACAGAAACCTAATGATGAAATTGAAGTAGTAAAAGTTAGAGAGGTAGATGCAGATCTTGAGGCGCTTAAGCGATCTATTGACAAGACTTGA
- a CDS encoding aminotransferase class I/II-fold pyridoxal phosphate-dependent enzyme, translating to MTISRRVERLGSGIFHRNDVRKESYRNKSITNSLSPLLDLSLGSTDLLPPAIVLEAIKKSIYEPESSSYCLHAATKPFREVVADWAEKRFGVDVDPNSEVLLLVGSQEGTAHLPLAVMNPGEAGLILDPSYPSHRGGLVLADAQIERLLLTANEGWKPDFGSLSNSQLDQLKIIVFGFPHNPTAQVGEQSWLDDAMACGVNHHIVIAHDNPYLDLSLEGDSPSLLRCEGWKEWGIEFYSLSKAWCLGGFRIAFAIGAKKLISGLVRLKSVVDFNQSLALQKGAIVALTSCLDCPGKVVEIYRERRDRTLRALSHLGWHVPSPSMAMYLWLPLPTWAVDKGWDDEHLAADLLEKTGIAITPGSGFGAGGANWLRLALVRPADEVEKAISRIGPWWNANS from the coding sequence ATGACAATATCCAGGCGAGTGGAAAGATTGGGTTCAGGTATTTTTCATCGAAATGATGTGAGAAAAGAATCCTATAGGAATAAGAGTATTACTAATAGCCTTTCTCCTTTACTGGACTTGTCATTAGGGTCTACTGACCTTTTGCCCCCGGCAATTGTCTTAGAAGCTATCAAAAAAAGTATATATGAGCCAGAGAGCTCTTCATACTGCCTGCATGCCGCGACAAAACCTTTCAGAGAGGTTGTAGCAGATTGGGCTGAAAAACGTTTTGGGGTTGATGTTGATCCAAATAGCGAGGTTTTGTTGTTAGTGGGCTCTCAAGAAGGGACTGCTCATCTTCCACTTGCTGTCATGAACCCTGGTGAGGCTGGTTTAATTTTGGACCCTTCTTACCCTTCTCATCGGGGAGGTTTAGTTCTGGCTGATGCACAGATAGAACGTTTGTTGTTAACGGCTAATGAGGGATGGAAACCTGATTTTGGTTCGCTTTCAAATAGTCAATTGGATCAATTGAAAATCATTGTTTTTGGTTTCCCTCATAACCCAACCGCTCAGGTTGGTGAGCAGAGTTGGTTAGATGATGCCATGGCCTGTGGAGTGAACCATCATATCGTTATTGCTCATGACAATCCTTATTTGGACCTTTCTCTTGAAGGTGATTCACCTTCTTTATTGAGGTGTGAAGGGTGGAAGGAATGGGGAATTGAGTTTTATTCTTTATCAAAAGCTTGGTGCCTGGGAGGATTCAGAATTGCCTTTGCGATAGGGGCAAAAAAACTTATTTCAGGTTTAGTGCGATTAAAAAGTGTTGTGGACTTTAATCAGTCTTTGGCATTGCAGAAGGGTGCAATAGTGGCACTTACTTCTTGTTTAGACTGTCCTGGCAAGGTAGTTGAAATTTATAGGGAACGTCGAGATAGAACTCTTAGGGCACTTAGCCATTTGGGATGGCATGTTCCGTCCCCATCCATGGCAATGTACCTTTGGCTGCCATTACCTACTTGGGCCGTTGACAAGGGTTGGGACGATGAGCATTTAGCAGCAGACCTTTTGGAAAAGACAGGGATCGCTATAACACCCGGCTCAGGCTTTGGTGCTGGGGGAGCCAATTGGTTGAGATTGGCATTGGTTCGTCCTGCGGATGAAGTGGAAAAAGCTATTTCACGAATTGGACCATGGTGGAATGCGAACAGCTAA
- a CDS encoding biotin--[acetyl-CoA-carboxylase] ligase has translation MRTANSFTGGAAVAQFLRSQYLGKKVWQLRWKPVCASTEFDLSDWLKEKPFKGQIPRALIAARQTHGMGQRGRIWKAPAGGVWISAAFPLIGDQKSAGLLGLAVAVAMVHRLEKYCVSAQIKWPNDLLVGDRKLAGLLPRLVYRGDRLRLGRIGLGLNVCNHVPDGGISLVELLRPINCQPFLWAAEVLFALDCAMEMIEDAEAVRYEAENLLWAQEVKDPETEMVWEIDGLDINGALRLRKGSYKTVWNRWA, from the coding sequence ATGCGAACAGCTAATTCCTTTACAGGAGGAGCGGCTGTGGCGCAATTTTTGCGTTCTCAGTATTTAGGGAAAAAGGTTTGGCAATTGCGTTGGAAGCCAGTATGCGCGAGTACTGAGTTTGACCTTTCGGATTGGCTTAAAGAAAAACCTTTTAAAGGGCAAATTCCTCGCGCATTGATTGCTGCACGACAGACTCATGGCATGGGTCAGCGAGGTCGTATATGGAAAGCTCCGGCTGGCGGGGTTTGGATAAGTGCAGCTTTTCCTCTAATTGGAGATCAAAAATCAGCTGGATTGCTTGGATTGGCGGTAGCAGTTGCAATGGTTCATAGATTGGAGAAATACTGTGTATCTGCTCAAATCAAGTGGCCTAATGACTTACTTGTCGGTGATAGAAAGTTGGCTGGTTTGTTGCCCAGACTTGTTTATCGAGGAGACAGATTGCGATTAGGACGAATTGGTCTAGGTTTGAATGTTTGTAATCATGTTCCAGATGGTGGCATTTCGCTTGTCGAGCTTCTGCGACCAATTAATTGTCAACCATTTCTATGGGCTGCAGAAGTCCTTTTTGCTTTGGATTGTGCTATGGAGATGATTGAAGATGCAGAGGCTGTTCGTTATGAAGCTGAAAACCTGCTTTGGGCTCAGGAGGTTAAAGACCCAGAAACAGAAATGGTTTGGGAAATTGATGGATTAGATATTAATGGGGCTTTGAGGCTCAGGAAAGGCTCTTATAAAACAGTTTGGAATCGTTGGGCATGA
- a CDS encoding ABC transporter ATP-binding protein has translation MLSNVSKHYGSGSLIVKALDKLNLEVIKGDYLAVMGASGSGKSTAMNILGCLDRPTSGSYKLNGTAVEELDDDSLANLRNQELGFVFQQFHLLPEATALENVMLPMIYAGIPISMRIQRAEEALIKVGLKERMRNRPNQLSGGQQQRVAIARAIINQPALLLADEPTGALDSKTTEDVLNLFDELHKQGITLVLVTHEDNVAARAKKVAYFNDGKVIEIQKRN, from the coding sequence ATGCTCTCAAATGTAAGCAAGCATTATGGGAGTGGCTCACTAATAGTCAAAGCATTAGATAAACTGAATTTAGAAGTAATTAAAGGAGACTATCTTGCAGTCATGGGTGCAAGTGGTTCAGGGAAAAGTACTGCTATGAATATTTTAGGTTGCTTAGATCGTCCAACCAGCGGAAGTTATAAGCTAAATGGAACAGCAGTTGAAGAACTAGATGACGATTCCCTTGCAAATCTACGGAATCAGGAGCTTGGCTTTGTTTTTCAACAATTTCATTTATTGCCTGAAGCAACTGCTTTGGAAAATGTAATGCTTCCAATGATTTATGCAGGAATTCCTATATCAATGCGAATTCAAAGAGCGGAAGAAGCACTAATCAAAGTAGGCCTTAAAGAAAGAATGCGAAATCGTCCCAATCAACTGTCCGGTGGTCAACAACAACGAGTCGCAATTGCAAGAGCAATTATTAATCAGCCTGCATTATTATTAGCAGATGAACCAACTGGAGCACTCGATTCCAAAACCACTGAAGATGTTCTTAACCTCTTTGATGAGCTACATAAGCAAGGCATCACCCTTGTTTTAGTAACACACGAAGATAACGTTGCCGCCAGGGCTAAAAAAGTAGCTTATTTCAACGATGGAAAAGTGATTGAAATTCAAAAAAGAAATTAA
- a CDS encoding NAD(P)H-quinone oxidoreductase subunit N has protein sequence MHEIGALLLSIQTVAPPEELLNLALNAGAVAPEGVVLLTMLGTLVVDLAGEQSAAKWSPPICYAGLSTALVLLALQWNGPLEPSFLGAFLPDNLAIAFRAVVALSTLISLLISWRYAEQSGSPVGEYAAILLAATLGAMLLCGSTDLVSVFVSLETLSVASYLLAGYMKRDARSSEAALKYLLVGSAAAAVFLYGSSLLYGISGSTSLQTIGIALLESPTPLAALALVFVLATVAFKIAAVPFHQWTPDVYEGSPTPVVAFLSVGSKAAGFCLAVRLLVGCFSAFDNQWKLLFTVLAILSMTLGNVVALAQTSMKRMLAYSSIGQAGFVMIGLVCGTEDGFASMVLYMAAYLFMNLGAFACIILFSIRTGSDRIEDYAGLYQKDPLITLGLSLCLLSLGGIPPMLGFFGKIYLFFAGWADEQYLLVVVGLVTSVISIYYYISVIKMMVVKEPQEASEVVKSYPRIQWEVIGLPPLRVALIACIFVTAIGGIFSNPLFQWANSTVAGTPLLQDAIALGGQRALG, from the coding sequence ATGCACGAAATAGGTGCACTGCTTTTGTCGATTCAGACTGTGGCCCCACCAGAAGAGCTTCTGAACCTTGCATTAAATGCAGGTGCTGTAGCACCTGAAGGAGTTGTACTTCTAACAATGTTGGGCACTTTGGTCGTTGACCTAGCAGGAGAACAAAGTGCGGCTAAATGGTCACCACCAATTTGTTATGCAGGGTTAAGTACAGCACTAGTGCTACTTGCATTGCAATGGAATGGCCCACTTGAGCCATCTTTTCTAGGTGCTTTTCTACCCGACAACCTTGCAATTGCTTTTAGAGCAGTTGTAGCTCTTTCGACGCTGATTTCTCTTCTGATTAGCTGGCGTTATGCGGAACAAAGTGGAAGTCCTGTTGGGGAATATGCAGCCATCCTTCTAGCAGCGACTCTAGGAGCAATGCTTCTATGCGGATCTACTGATCTAGTAAGTGTTTTTGTCTCACTAGAAACCCTTTCTGTAGCAAGTTATCTTCTTGCGGGTTATATGAAGCGAGATGCTCGGAGTTCAGAGGCTGCTCTTAAGTACTTGCTAGTTGGTTCTGCTGCTGCTGCTGTATTTCTCTATGGATCTTCGCTTCTTTATGGAATTAGTGGCAGTACAAGTCTTCAAACAATTGGAATTGCACTTCTAGAAAGTCCAACCCCCTTGGCTGCATTAGCTCTGGTTTTTGTTCTTGCAACGGTTGCTTTCAAAATCGCAGCAGTGCCTTTTCATCAATGGACTCCAGATGTCTATGAAGGCTCACCAACTCCTGTGGTTGCTTTCCTCTCTGTTGGGTCAAAAGCAGCAGGGTTTTGTCTCGCCGTAAGACTTCTAGTTGGTTGCTTTAGTGCTTTTGATAACCAGTGGAAATTACTTTTCACTGTTCTGGCAATTCTCAGCATGACACTAGGCAATGTTGTTGCATTAGCACAAACTTCAATGAAGAGAATGCTTGCTTATAGCTCCATTGGGCAGGCAGGTTTTGTAATGATTGGTCTTGTTTGTGGCACAGAAGATGGTTTCGCTTCAATGGTTCTTTATATGGCGGCATATCTATTTATGAATCTTGGTGCATTCGCATGCATCATCCTTTTCTCCATCAGAACTGGGAGTGATCGAATAGAAGACTATGCCGGTCTTTATCAAAAAGATCCATTAATAACTCTTGGTTTAAGTCTTTGCCTTCTTTCGCTAGGCGGGATACCGCCCATGCTTGGATTTTTTGGCAAGATTTATCTCTTTTTTGCTGGTTGGGCCGACGAGCAATATTTGCTTGTAGTTGTAGGTTTAGTCACATCAGTAATCTCAATTTATTACTACATTTCTGTCATTAAGATGATGGTAGTCAAAGAACCTCAAGAAGCCTCAGAAGTAGTTAAATCTTATCCGAGAATACAATGGGAGGTAATAGGATTACCTCCTTTAAGGGTGGCTTTAATTGCATGCATTTTTGTGACTGCTATAGGTGGTATCTTCTCAAACCCTCTATTCCAATGGGCAAATAGCACCGTTGCTGGAACCCCTCTTCTTCAAGATGCAATTGCACTAGGAGGTCAAAGAGCACTTGGATAA